One window of Mesoplasma syrphidae genomic DNA carries:
- a CDS encoding nucleotide exchange factor GrpE, which translates to MAEKNKKNENIQENLNDDSLNNNENETVETIDEILNTDQVLAEKDDLIAELNQQLNEQKLLRAADIDNLNKFNTKRLIEIRKYGASDLAMELIKPIDLLKKVVESLQGNEAFKNYLTGFEMVVRQMEQALENNGITLIDVKPGDEFDDQIHNANEAVEGTKFSENTIIEIISNGYKIHDRVLVHALVKVAK; encoded by the coding sequence ATGGCTGAAAAAAATAAAAAGAACGAAAATATTCAAGAAAATTTAAATGATGATAGCTTGAATAATAATGAAAATGAAACTGTTGAAACTATCGATGAAATTTTGAATACAGATCAGGTATTAGCTGAAAAAGACGATTTAATTGCAGAACTTAATCAACAATTAAATGAACAAAAATTGTTAAGAGCAGCAGACATTGATAATTTGAATAAGTTTAATACAAAAAGGCTAATTGAGATTCGCAAATATGGAGCGAGTGACTTGGCGATGGAACTTATTAAACCAATTGATTTATTGAAAAAGGTAGTTGAAAGTTTGCAAGGAAATGAAGCTTTTAAAAATTATTTAACGGGTTTCGAAATGGTTGTTCGTCAAATGGAACAGGCACTCGAAAATAATGGAATTACTTTAATTGATGTAAAACCCGGAGATGAATTTGATGATCAAATTCATAATGCTAATGAAGCAGTTGAAGGAACAAAGTTTTCTGAAAACACAATTATTGAAATTATCAGTAACGGATATAAAATTCATGATCGAGTTTTAGTACATGCACTTGTGAAAGTAGCAAAATAG
- the hrcA gene encoding heat-inducible transcriptional repressor HrcA, which yields MLTERQSLILKVIIKDYIDKNQPVGSKRILELLGINISSATIRNDSAILEEKGYLEKQHTSSGRIPSTNGYRYYVDYLMERTENEDLKEYLKTIFHSRGIGIDNVLDEASKIISELTKMTAIVSKKENLNDVVLKKIDLVPLSNTMASVIFVLSNGTIQKKVFNLENVSLNDLAISIKLFSDNLIETNIQEIEAMAETIKPILEESVKNYEYVLQTFLKTILQGKDEKKEIFGMKYMLENPEFNDTQKIKNIINLMDKISPFDWYEVTYESNQQKNKISTKIGSEISDDNDDIAILGTEFITKDGTTTSLTLVGPKRVDYSQANQLIEMLIDIINGNGDT from the coding sequence ATGCTAACGGAAAGACAATCCTTAATTTTAAAAGTAATTATCAAAGACTACATTGATAAAAATCAACCGGTTGGTTCGAAGCGTATTTTAGAGCTTTTGGGAATTAACATTTCTTCAGCGACAATTCGTAATGATTCAGCAATTTTAGAAGAAAAAGGTTACTTAGAAAAACAACATACATCTTCAGGAAGAATTCCATCGACTAATGGTTATCGTTACTATGTTGATTATTTAATGGAGCGAACTGAAAATGAGGATTTGAAGGAGTATTTAAAAACTATCTTTCATTCCCGTGGAATTGGAATTGATAATGTATTAGATGAGGCTTCAAAGATTATTAGCGAATTAACTAAGATGACGGCAATTGTTTCTAAAAAGGAAAATTTAAATGATGTGGTTTTAAAGAAAATAGATTTAGTGCCACTTTCAAATACAATGGCTTCTGTGATCTTTGTCTTATCAAATGGAACAATTCAAAAGAAAGTTTTCAATTTGGAAAATGTCTCATTAAATGATTTAGCGATTTCAATTAAATTGTTTTCTGATAACTTAATTGAAACAAATATTCAAGAAATTGAGGCAATGGCTGAAACTATTAAACCAATTCTTGAAGAGAGTGTGAAAAATTATGAATATGTTTTGCAAACTTTTTTAAAAACAATTTTGCAAGGCAAAGATGAAAAAAAAGAGATTTTTGGAATGAAGTATATGCTAGAAAATCCCGAGTTTAATGATACTCAAAAGATTAAAAATATTATTAATTTAATGGATAAAATATCGCCATTTGATTGATATGAAGTAACATATGAATCAAATCAGCAAAAGAATAAAATTAGCACTAAGATTGGCTCAGAAATATCAGATGACAATGATGATATTGCAATTTTAGGAACTGAATTTATTACTAAAGATGGTACTACAACGTCATTAACACTTGTTGGACCAAAACGTGTTGATTATTCACAGGCAAATCAATTAATTGAAATGTTGATTGATATTATTAATGGAAATGGAGATACATAA
- the fmt gene encoding methionyl-tRNA formyltransferase produces the protein MINSLRVVFCGTPQIGADILKALIEMPNVEVAMVISQPDKKVGRKKLLTPTIVKKMALEYGIPIIQPVKISESYEEIKKANPDFIITCAYGQFIPTKILEIPNIDAINIHGSLLPKYRGGAPIQYAIKNGDSKTGISIMKMVKKMDAGDYYIQESVLIEPNDTAGTMFEKLGVLGANMIKKYLFQIANRELVPVAQNETEVTLSRNITTNEEMIDWYQSAKQINNHIRALAPTPIAHTYLKTERYKIKSARLLRSDEFFATTLNVKRPGEIVAMDREGIIIHTNQGFLKVLEIQRSGKTMISAGLYFANRLTDLRVGDVFGELMI, from the coding sequence ATGATTAATAGCTTGCGAGTAGTTTTTTGTGGAACTCCACAAATTGGAGCTGATATTTTAAAAGCTTTAATAGAAATGCCAAATGTTGAAGTTGCAATGGTGATTTCTCAACCTGATAAAAAGGTAGGAAGAAAAAAACTTTTAACTCCCACAATTGTTAAAAAGATGGCCCTGGAGTATGGAATTCCGATTATTCAGCCAGTTAAAATTAGTGAATCATATGAAGAAATAAAAAAAGCTAATCCGGATTTTATTATAACTTGCGCATATGGCCAATTCATTCCAACCAAAATTTTAGAAATTCCAAACATTGATGCAATTAATATTCATGGAAGTTTACTACCAAAATACCGTGGCGGAGCACCAATTCAGTATGCAATTAAGAATGGGGATTCAAAAACGGGAATTTCAATTATGAAAATGGTAAAAAAAATGGATGCAGGGGACTATTATATTCAAGAGTCAGTTTTGATTGAACCAAATGATACAGCAGGAACAATGTTTGAAAAATTGGGAGTCCTAGGAGCAAATATGATTAAGAAATACTTGTTCCAAATTGCTAATCGGGAATTAGTTCCTGTAGCTCAAAATGAAACAGAAGTGACATTATCTAGAAATATAACTACAAATGAAGAAATGATTGATTGATATCAAAGTGCTAAACAAATTAATAACCATATTAGGGCGCTAGCACCAACACCCATTGCCCATACATATTTAAAAACAGAAAGATATAAAATTAAATCAGCTCGATTGTTAAGATCGGACGAATTTTTTGCCACAACTCTTAATGTCAAAAGACCTGGAGAAATTGTAGCAATGGATAGAGAAGGAATTATAATTCATACTAATCAAGGTTTTTTGAAAGTTTTGGAGATTCAAAGATCAGGTAAAACAATGATTAGTGCTGGTTTATATTTTGCTAATCGACTGACGGATTTAAGAGTGGGAGATGTTTTTGGTGAACTCATGATTTAG
- a CDS encoding NCS2 family permease, translating into MNLENKKTLNQSKLSEDSFPDFGTETSEQTAIRNAQNFKFSNNRGIAAIEKYFKFDTLGATMKKEIWGGLATFLSLIYILSLNPSILGESNSINSELAKMNYFGIFLATAIASGIASIVMGLFANVPIAVSTSMGMNAMFTFNIANRGLGYEGGLIVVLISSIIFTIISITPLRTIIIKAMPKGLMIAFAIGIGFFITYVGLANMGWYKTAEASSIPSAALASFKTNFIPILLGMGCLGIILILHFKKVPGAVAIGILSMATVAIIIANTLPNSHALVSNNGALANSNFRLDGNAWSYDFKGFNTNLENTWSQFTNSKIWTNPITYVSIFVFVIMNFFDATGTIAAMSNQLNRYTNQHKEIPHKALVIDSGATVVGALLGTSPVNSYVESGAGIQQGARTGLAAILNGILFFAAIALFPIFRAVPVCVSGAACVYIGMMMVSELKDVEWKKPEFALTTFLVIVFMITTYSIAEGIAIGTISYVFVMAVTKRAKQIGFVMWTLALLFIVYWIALAFMQV; encoded by the coding sequence ATGAATTTAGAAAATAAAAAAACACTAAATCAATCAAAATTATCAGAAGACAGCTTTCCTGATTTTGGAACAGAAACTTCAGAACAAACAGCAATTCGCAATGCCCAAAATTTCAAATTTAGTAACAATCGTGGAATTGCCGCTATTGAAAAATATTTTAAATTTGATACTTTGGGAGCAACAATGAAAAAAGAGATTTGAGGAGGGCTAGCAACTTTCTTATCTTTGATTTATATTTTGTCGCTAAATCCATCAATCTTGGGAGAGTCAAATTCTATTAATTCTGAACTAGCAAAAATGAACTACTTTGGAATTTTTTTAGCAACAGCAATTGCTTCAGGAATAGCATCAATTGTAATGGGATTGTTTGCAAATGTTCCGATTGCAGTTTCAACCAGTATGGGAATGAATGCAATGTTTACCTTCAACATTGCCAATAGAGGATTAGGTTATGAAGGGGGATTAATTGTTGTACTAATATCATCGATTATATTTACGATTATTTCTATAACACCGTTACGAACAATTATCATTAAAGCAATGCCAAAAGGTTTAATGATTGCATTTGCAATTGGTATTGGATTTTTTATAACCTATGTTGGATTAGCAAATATGGGGTGGTACAAAACTGCCGAAGCCAGCAGTATACCATCAGCTGCTTTGGCATCATTTAAGACAAATTTTATCCCGATTTTATTGGGGATGGGTTGCTTAGGAATAATTCTTATATTACATTTTAAAAAGGTTCCTGGTGCAGTTGCAATTGGAATTTTAAGTATGGCAACTGTGGCAATTATTATTGCAAATACTTTGCCAAATAGTCATGCTCTTGTTTCTAATAATGGAGCTTTAGCAAACTCAAATTTTCGATTAGATGGAAATGCTTGATCCTATGATTTTAAAGGTTTTAATACAAACTTGGAAAATACTTGGTCTCAATTTACTAACTCCAAAATTTGAACTAATCCGATTACTTATGTTTCAATTTTTGTATTCGTGATTATGAACTTTTTTGATGCAACGGGAACAATAGCTGCAATGAGTAATCAACTAAATAGATATACCAATCAACATAAGGAAATTCCTCACAAAGCATTGGTAATTGATTCAGGAGCAACTGTTGTTGGGGCTTTATTGGGAACGTCACCTGTTAACTCATATGTTGAATCAGGAGCTGGAATTCAGCAAGGAGCTAGAACAGGATTAGCAGCAATTCTAAATGGGATTTTATTCTTTGCTGCGATTGCATTATTTCCAATCTTTAGAGCTGTCCCAGTTTGTGTTAGTGGGGCTGCTTGTGTTTACATTGGAATGATGATGGTTTCAGAACTAAAAGATGTGGAGTGAAAAAAACCAGAGTTTGCGCTTACAACTTTCTTAGTAATTGTATTTATGATTACAACATATTCAATTGCTGAAGGAATTGCTATTGGAACCATTTCATATGTATTTGTTATGGCAGTTACTAAACGTGCCAAACAAATCGGATTTGTAATGTGGACATTAGCCTTATTGTTTATTGTTTATTGGATTGCATTGGCATTTATGCAGGTTTAG
- the mnmA gene encoding tRNA 2-thiouridine(34) synthase MnmA, which translates to MKKKVIVGISGGVDSSVAALLLLQQGYEVEGLFMRNWDSAANNDVMGNSESQDEICTQEQDYFDAKAVADKLKIKLHRIDFIKEYWDYVFEYFIQEYQKGRTPNPDILCNKYIKFDKFLDYALNTLNADYIAMGHYAGVHFNQKTEQYEMIRAVDQSKDQTYFLCQLNQYQLSKTLFPLQGIKKSEIRRLASVNGLVTADKKDSTGICFIGEREFTKFLQNYISNQPGEIIDIKTNKVLGQHIGAMYYTIGQRKGLNLGGMVEPYYVAAKDVDKKIIYVAPASDENYLLSEECIVNEINWTIDITKYFDDVSNFECTAKFRYRQPDVKVKMHKLQNDIYRVAYPQKVKAVTEGQEAVFYLNEICLGGGTIEAVKR; encoded by the coding sequence ATGAAAAAGAAAGTTATTGTCGGAATTAGTGGTGGGGTTGATTCATCTGTTGCAGCTTTACTTTTATTACAACAAGGGTACGAAGTTGAAGGTCTCTTTATGAGAAATTGAGATTCTGCTGCAAATAATGATGTAATGGGTAATTCTGAATCACAAGATGAAATTTGTACTCAGGAGCAAGATTATTTTGATGCTAAAGCAGTTGCTGACAAGTTAAAAATTAAATTGCATCGAATTGATTTTATTAAAGAATATTGAGATTACGTATTTGAGTATTTTATCCAGGAATATCAAAAGGGAAGAACACCTAATCCAGATATTTTATGCAACAAATATATTAAATTTGATAAGTTTTTGGACTATGCTTTAAATACTTTAAACGCTGATTATATAGCGATGGGTCATTATGCGGGTGTCCATTTTAATCAAAAAACTGAGCAATATGAAATGATTAGAGCAGTCGATCAAAGTAAAGATCAGACATATTTCTTATGTCAATTAAATCAATATCAATTATCAAAAACATTGTTTCCTTTGCAAGGAATAAAAAAATCAGAAATTCGTCGTTTAGCGTCCGTTAATGGATTAGTTACCGCTGATAAAAAAGATTCAACAGGTATTTGCTTTATTGGAGAAAGAGAGTTTACAAAATTTTTACAAAACTATATTTCTAATCAGCCAGGAGAAATTATTGATATCAAAACTAACAAAGTTTTAGGTCAACATATTGGAGCAATGTATTATACAATAGGCCAAAGAAAAGGACTAAATCTTGGGGGTATGGTCGAACCATATTATGTTGCTGCTAAAGATGTAGATAAAAAAATTATTTATGTTGCACCCGCAAGCGATGAAAATTATTTATTGTCAGAAGAATGTATTGTTAATGAAATTAATTGGACAATTGATATTACAAAATATTTTGATGATGTTAGCAATTTTGAATGTACAGCTAAATTTAGATATCGACAGCCTGATGTTAAAGTCAAAATGCATAAACTGCAGAATGACATTTATCGTGTAGCTTATCCCCAAAAAGTTAAAGCCGTAACTGAAGGCCAAGAGGCAGTTTTTTATTTAAATGAAATTTGTTTGGGTGGAGGAACAATTGAAGCAGTCAAGAGATAG
- the dnaK gene encoding molecular chaperone DnaK, translating to MAKEKIIGIDLGTTNSVVSVMEGGQPIILENPEGQRTTASVVAFKNEDIIVGGAAKRQAVTNPNVVISVKSKMGSAEKVHVNNKDYTPEQISAEILRYMKKYAEDKLGEKITKAVITVPAYFNDAQRKATKDAGKIAGLDVERIINEPTAAALAYGLDKQDKEQKVLVYDLGGGTFDVSILELADGTYEVLSTSGDNKLGGDDFDQKIIDWLVEKIKAESSVDLKNEKMALQRLKDEAEKAKINLSSQLEVEINLPFIAMNAAGPVSFSTTLTRSEFDKLTKSLVDRTSKPVQDALSAAKLSASDIDEILLVGGSTRIPAVQALVKSLLKKEPNRTINPDEVVAMGAAIQGGVLAGDVTDVLLLDVTPLSLGIETMGGVFTKLIERNTTIPTEKSQIFSTAVDNQPAVDINILQGERPMAADNKSLGQFQLTGIKPAPKGTPQIEVTFKIDVNGIVSVTAKDKQTNEEKTITISNSGSLSDEEIEKMIKEAQDNAEADELKRKQIELKNKAESYINIMESSIAEAGDKIPAEQKTESEKMISEIKELLEKEDYSQLEQKMQELEQAMTAAADFANQQSTPEASDNSDNSENN from the coding sequence ATGGCTAAGGAAAAAATTATAGGAATTGATTTAGGAACAACTAACTCTGTTGTTTCAGTGATGGAGGGTGGACAACCAATTATTTTGGAAAACCCTGAAGGACAAAGAACAACAGCTTCTGTTGTAGCTTTTAAAAATGAAGATATTATTGTTGGAGGAGCAGCAAAACGTCAAGCAGTTACTAATCCAAATGTGGTGATTTCAGTTAAATCAAAAATGGGATCAGCTGAAAAAGTTCATGTAAATAATAAAGACTATACACCAGAACAAATTTCAGCTGAAATATTAAGATATATGAAAAAATATGCTGAAGATAAGTTGGGAGAAAAAATTACTAAGGCAGTAATTACTGTTCCTGCCTACTTTAATGATGCTCAGCGTAAAGCAACTAAAGATGCTGGAAAAATTGCTGGGTTAGATGTTGAGAGAATTATCAATGAACCAACTGCAGCAGCATTGGCCTATGGATTAGATAAACAAGACAAAGAACAAAAAGTGTTAGTTTATGATTTAGGAGGAGGAACATTCGATGTTTCTATCTTAGAATTAGCAGATGGAACATATGAAGTTTTATCAACAAGTGGAGATAACAAACTTGGTGGAGATGACTTTGATCAAAAAATTATTGACTGACTTGTTGAAAAAATTAAGGCTGAATCAAGCGTAGATTTAAAAAATGAAAAAATGGCATTGCAAAGATTGAAAGATGAAGCTGAGAAGGCAAAAATTAACTTATCTTCACAATTGGAAGTTGAAATTAACTTACCATTTATCGCAATGAATGCAGCAGGACCTGTTTCATTTTCTACAACACTAACTAGAAGCGAATTTGACAAGTTAACTAAATCATTAGTTGACAGAACTTCTAAGCCAGTTCAGGATGCTTTATCAGCTGCAAAATTATCAGCATCCGACATTGATGAAATTTTACTAGTTGGAGGATCAACAAGAATTCCAGCTGTTCAAGCTTTAGTTAAGTCTTTATTGAAAAAAGAACCTAACCGTACCATTAACCCAGATGAAGTTGTTGCTATGGGAGCAGCAATTCAAGGAGGAGTTTTAGCTGGAGATGTAACTGACGTTTTATTATTAGACGTAACTCCGCTATCATTAGGAATTGAAACAATGGGAGGGGTATTTACTAAGTTGATTGAGAGAAATACAACAATCCCAACAGAGAAATCGCAAATTTTTTCAACAGCAGTTGATAACCAACCAGCAGTTGATATTAATATTTTACAAGGTGAAAGACCAATGGCAGCTGATAACAAATCATTAGGACAATTCCAATTAACTGGAATTAAACCAGCTCCAAAAGGAACTCCACAAATTGAAGTAACATTTAAAATTGATGTTAATGGTATTGTAAGTGTTACTGCCAAAGATAAGCAAACTAATGAAGAAAAAACAATTACAATTTCTAATTCAGGTTCGTTAAGTGATGAAGAAATTGAAAAAATGATCAAAGAAGCACAAGATAATGCTGAAGCTGATGAACTAAAACGTAAACAAATTGAATTGAAAAATAAAGCTGAAAGTTATATCAATATTATGGAATCAAGTATTGCTGAAGCAGGAGATAAAATTCCAGCTGAACAAAAAACTGAATCTGAAAAAATGATTTCAGAAATTAAAGAATTATTAGAAAAAGAAGACTATTCTCAATTAGAACAAAAAATGCAAGAATTAGAGCAAGCAATGACAGCTGCTGCAGATTTTGCAAACCAACAATCAACGCCTGAAGCTTCAGATAATTCTGACAATTCAGAAAATAATTAA
- the efp gene encoding elongation factor P: MQVNDLRPGTTFLYEGNIFVVIDQSFSKTGRQQGKVTVKVKNLRTGARVEITFTGGDKVGKAMIERKDMQYLYNDGNEAYLMDTETYEQVQIPMTKLEWESKFLIDGLMIKMAEYDGEILGIALPDKVELTVTSAEAAVKGDTTSGAQKKAVVETGLEIQVPLFVNEGTKVLISTIDGKYSGRA; this comes from the coding sequence ATGCAAGTAAATGACTTACGTCCTGGAACAACATTCTTATACGAAGGAAATATCTTTGTAGTTATTGATCAATCATTTTCAAAAACTGGCAGACAACAAGGAAAAGTAACAGTAAAAGTTAAAAATTTGCGTACTGGTGCTCGTGTTGAAATCACATTTACGGGTGGTGACAAAGTTGGTAAGGCAATGATTGAAAGAAAAGATATGCAATATTTATATAATGATGGTAATGAGGCATACTTGATGGACACTGAAACTTATGAACAAGTGCAAATTCCAATGACAAAATTGGAATGAGAATCAAAATTTTTGATTGATGGATTAATGATTAAAATGGCAGAATATGATGGAGAAATTTTAGGAATTGCCTTACCAGATAAAGTTGAGTTAACAGTAACTTCTGCTGAAGCAGCTGTTAAAGGTGATACAACCAGTGGTGCTCAAAAAAAAGCAGTTGTTGAAACAGGATTAGAAATTCAAGTTCCATTATTTGTAAATGAAGGAACAAAAGTGCTTATTAGTACTATTGATGGTAAATATTCTGGTAGAGCAT
- a CDS encoding DUF2779 domain-containing protein, whose protein sequence is MEQLFKTRISKETFKTALSECIKKAWIYKTKENFVQALAWKQNHIFQYAIKDEIESEDNFNEDASQIDIYETYANLDDMDESDRVAFLKRWDDLWADPNGFEISKFAGETIEDGNAVGEAAREYFDLINADMNIKMNEEMETISFENITNFKQAVELTNDALDKTDKYRYIYEAAFEFDDMNLRTRCDILKIKPNMHVEIIEVKATSTVKVEHFYDLVYQVYVLEKNGFIVDNIHICHLKDNYLRGRFNNVIHDSLSVEAKNFFDNIQTIKYEEVLEFLKADIKIPKNNNKSDLNYFDFFDIDSFSHGKSKKRATLIEELENFKAFYNLDHLFQNLTNILALNAEEIKGYFTSEFCETRIIRNRKNEWIFATDDENNMPYCNHVMPWFDLSRETFMCLTGLKISQKANIILNSKSPYFDDYATLFDSSIPQKAGGKSFFKDKHHRIFESYKNRHEITADATKIIDPTLVDKLSQQLAKYEDKIIYMYDFETVKWAIPNFDNSAGYQQIPFQYSIDVIFNKDFDYNHPETMKHFDFIGNDCHDPRPHFIEKFVQDMFSNGPGIYVAYNDSFEKTVLKYLAFIYPEYSIPLMYIIQNTVDLMDFFKGNDKKDLPWFLIYHPDFHGSYSIKKTQPALDPKFSYKDLKINQGAKAAQTFREYVDGRIPDLAWEEKIKPDMLKYCNRDTLAMVVIYQRILEIYQQWKEQHND, encoded by the coding sequence ATGGAGCAATTATTTAAAACTAGGATCTCAAAGGAAACATTCAAAACAGCATTGTCAGAATGTATTAAAAAAGCATGAATTTATAAAACGAAGGAAAATTTTGTTCAAGCTTTAGCCTGAAAACAGAATCATATTTTTCAGTATGCAATAAAGGATGAAATTGAATCTGAGGATAATTTTAATGAAGACGCATCGCAAATCGATATTTATGAAACATACGCTAATTTAGATGATATGGATGAAAGCGACCGTGTTGCATTTTTAAAACGCTGAGATGATTTATGAGCTGATCCTAATGGTTTTGAAATTTCAAAATTTGCGGGAGAGACAATTGAGGATGGAAACGCAGTTGGAGAGGCTGCTAGAGAATACTTTGACTTAATTAATGCGGATATGAATATTAAGATGAATGAAGAAATGGAAACAATTTCATTTGAAAATATTACAAATTTTAAACAGGCTGTGGAGCTAACAAATGATGCTTTAGATAAAACTGACAAATACCGCTATATTTATGAAGCGGCTTTTGAATTTGATGATATGAATTTGAGAACTCGTTGTGATATTTTAAAAATTAAACCTAACATGCATGTTGAAATTATAGAAGTTAAGGCAACTTCTACTGTGAAAGTAGAACATTTTTATGATTTAGTTTATCAAGTTTATGTTTTAGAAAAAAATGGTTTTATTGTTGACAATATTCATATTTGTCACTTAAAAGATAATTATTTACGTGGTCGCTTTAATAATGTAATTCATGATTCTCTAAGTGTTGAAGCAAAAAACTTTTTTGATAACATTCAAACAATCAAGTATGAAGAAGTACTAGAATTTTTAAAAGCAGATATTAAAATTCCAAAAAATAATAATAAATCGGATTTAAATTATTTTGACTTTTTTGACATTGACAGTTTTTCTCATGGCAAAAGTAAAAAACGAGCAACTCTGATAGAAGAACTAGAAAATTTTAAGGCGTTTTATAATTTGGATCATTTATTTCAAAATTTAACAAATATTTTGGCTCTTAATGCTGAGGAAATTAAAGGTTATTTTACTAGTGAATTTTGTGAAACAAGAATTATTCGTAATCGTAAGAATGAATGAATTTTTGCTACTGATGATGAGAATAATATGCCTTACTGTAATCATGTAATGCCGTGATTTGATTTAAGCAGAGAAACATTTATGTGTTTAACAGGTCTTAAAATTTCTCAAAAAGCTAACATTATTTTAAATTCTAAGTCACCATATTTTGATGATTATGCAACTTTGTTTGATTCCTCAATTCCACAAAAAGCTGGTGGAAAGTCATTTTTTAAGGACAAGCATCATCGGATTTTTGAAAGTTATAAAAATCGTCATGAAATAACTGCAGATGCCACAAAAATTATTGACCCCACTTTGGTTGATAAATTAAGTCAGCAACTAGCAAAATATGAAGATAAAATTATTTATATGTATGATTTTGAAACAGTGAAATGAGCCATTCCAAATTTTGACAATTCTGCTGGATATCAGCAAATACCTTTTCAATATTCTATTGATGTAATTTTTAATAAAGATTTTGATTATAATCATCCTGAAACAATGAAGCATTTTGACTTTATTGGAAATGACTGTCATGATCCTCGTCCTCATTTTATTGAAAAATTTGTTCAGGATATGTTTAGCAACGGACCGGGAATTTATGTTGCCTATAATGATTCATTTGAAAAAACAGTGTTAAAATATTTAGCGTTTATTTATCCAGAGTATTCGATTCCCTTAATGTACATTATTCAAAATACAGTTGATTTAATGGATTTTTTTAAGGGAAATGACAAAAAAGATTTACCGTGATTTTTAATCTATCATCCTGATTTTCATGGAAGTTACTCAATTAAAAAAACTCAACCAGCATTGGATCCAAAGTTTTCTTATAAAGACCTAAAAATTAATCAAGGAGCTAAGGCAGCTCAAACATTTCGTGAATATGTTGATGGGAGAATTCCTGATCTTGCCTGAGAAGAAAAAATTAAGCCCGATATGCTAAAATATTGCAATCGTGATACGTTGGCAATGGTTGTCATTTATCAGCGTATTTTAGAAATTTATCAACAATGAAAGGAACAACATAATGATTAA
- the dnaJ gene encoding molecular chaperone DnaJ yields the protein MAEKRDYYEVLGVSKTATEQEIKKAYRTLAKQYHPDVNKAQDAEEKFKEINEAASILLDAEKREKYDRFGHAGVDGQAGSGFSGFEDFFGGGSSFFGDMFGDMFGTNQQQRRGPARGEDIVIELTLNFKELMFGANREVTLNLLTKCQLCNGIGAPNASDIHTCQRCGGKGTILSHQQMGPFQFQSQATCPECRGMGKRIDNKCRDCNGHGKTKRKRSIDIPVPRGMRPGQQMILQGYGHACETEGPNGNIYVNIKVASSKTFSILGSSDVLMRYNISYLDAILGNQITIDTYEGQIKVKVPKGINSGEKIKVPNRGLYKDTKHEKRGDLVIQVNIAVPTSISKKEKELFEKIEQETDFKTRNILE from the coding sequence ATGGCAGAAAAAAGAGATTACTATGAAGTTTTAGGAGTTAGTAAAACTGCTACTGAACAGGAAATAAAGAAGGCTTATCGAACATTAGCAAAACAATATCATCCAGATGTTAATAAGGCTCAAGATGCTGAAGAAAAATTTAAAGAAATTAATGAGGCAGCATCGATTTTATTAGATGCTGAAAAACGTGAGAAATATGATCGTTTTGGACATGCTGGTGTTGATGGTCAAGCTGGTAGTGGTTTTTCAGGATTTGAAGACTTCTTTGGAGGTGGATCTTCATTTTTCGGAGATATGTTTGGGGATATGTTTGGTACTAATCAACAACAACGTCGTGGGCCCGCGCGCGGAGAAGACATTGTCATTGAATTAACATTAAATTTTAAAGAATTAATGTTTGGTGCTAATCGTGAGGTAACCTTAAATCTATTAACAAAATGTCAGCTATGTAATGGAATTGGAGCACCAAATGCTTCAGATATTCATACATGCCAACGTTGTGGTGGAAAAGGAACAATCTTAAGCCATCAACAGATGGGACCATTCCAGTTTCAATCACAAGCTACTTGTCCTGAATGTCGCGGAATGGGAAAACGTATCGATAACAAATGTCGTGATTGTAATGGGCATGGTAAAACTAAACGTAAGCGTTCAATTGATATTCCGGTACCCCGTGGAATGCGTCCAGGGCAACAAATGATTTTGCAAGGATATGGTCATGCTTGTGAAACAGAGGGGCCAAATGGAAATATATATGTAAATATTAAAGTTGCATCTTCAAAAACATTCTCAATACTTGGTAGTTCAGATGTGTTGATGAGATATAATATTAGTTACTTAGATGCAATTTTGGGAAACCAAATAACAATCGATACCTACGAAGGACAAATTAAGGTTAAAGTTCCTAAAGGAATTAATTCTGGTGAAAAAATAAAAGTTCCAAATCGTGGTCTTTATAAAGATACTAAACATGAAAAACGAGGAGATCTTGTAATTCAAGTTAATATTGCTGTGCCAACCTCAATTTCTAAAAAGGAAAAAGAACTTTTTGAAAAAATTGAACAAGAAACAGATTTCAAAACAAGAAATATATTAGAATAG